GTAGCAATTGGTAGTTTCTTGGTCAGTTTTTTGAGCTTAGAGACCATTGCCAGCTTATCTGAACATCAGGCCGCTCAGTATATTGCTTATTACTGGGGAGGTGCGATGGTTGGGCGTTTTATTGGTGCTGGTTTATTGCATAAAATTGATGCAGGTAAAATGCTGGCCTTTAACGCTATCATGGCGGTGGCATTATTAGTGGTGACCTTGTTGGCATCGGGTGCATTGGCCATGTGGGCGATTTTATTGGTTGGTTTATGTAATTCAATTATGTTCCCAACTATTTTTAGCCTGGCTATTAATCAATTAAAGCACCATACCAGTCAGGGTTCAGGGTTGTTGTGTTTAGCGATTGTAGGTGGTGCAATTGTGCCACTATTGCAAGGGGTGCTAGCGGATCAGTTTGGGGTGCAGCTCTCCTTTGCCTTGCCAGTGATTTGTTATTTATACATCGCGTATTATGGTGTGTTTGGCAGCCGTGTCGTATCAAAAGTTTAGATAGAATAGGAAATTATACGTATGAATAAATCTATTTCACCGTGGATGCCTGCATTACTTGTAGGTGGCTTAAGTGCGCTGTCTTTGGGTTGTCAGCCCACCGCTTCAGATGTCGCCAAAAATACCGATGCGGCCCCAGTTCAAGGTGACTTAACGATTTGGCCGCAGTTGGATATTGCAGTTAAACCGGATCCTATTATCGAAGATAAAGTTGCGACACTGTTGGCATCAATGACGCTGAAACAGAAAATAGCCCAAATGATTCAGCCTGAAATACGTGATATCACCATTGAAGATATGCGCGAATATGGGTTTGGTTCGTATCTCAATGGCGGTGGGGCGTTTCCCAATAATAACAAACATGCAACGCCACAAGATTGGATTAAATTGGCGGATGATTTGTACCAAGCATCGATTGATGACTCCCTGGATGGCAGCGCGATCCCGACTATGTGGGGTACAGATGCGGTACATGGCCATAATAATGTCATTGGCGCGACGTTATTTCCTCATAATATCGGTTTGGGGGCGGCGAATAACCCGCAATTAATTGAAAAGATAGCCGAAGTGACGGCAACCGAAGTCATGGTAACGGGCATTGATTGGGTGTTTGCACCTACTGTAGCTGTGGTGCGAGATGACCGCTGGGGACGGACGTATGAAGGTTATTCAGAAGATCCCGCGATTGTTCGTGATTATGCTGCTGCAATCGTTAAAGGTTTACAGGGCCATGCTGACGGTGACTTTTTGTCTGATAAACGGGTGATCAGTACTGTGAAACATTTTATTGGCGATGGTGGCACTGAAGGAGGCGATGATCAAGGCAATACTCTGGTTGATGAGCAAACCTTGTTTGATATTCATGCCCAAGGGTATGTCGGAGGACTCAGCGCAGGTGCACAATCTGTTATGGCTTCCTTTAATAGTTGGCATGGTAAAAAAAATCATGGCAATGAATACCTGATGACGCAGGTGTTAAAAAATAAAATGGGATTTGATGGATTTGTTGTGGGTGATTGGAATGGTCATGGCCAAGTGGCGGGTTGTTCAAATGAGAGTTGTCCGCAAGCGATAAATGCCGGTTTGGATATTTTTATGGTGCCGACACAAGCTTGGAAGCCGTTGTTTCATAATACATTAGCGCAGGTAGAAGCTGGTGAGATAGCCATGAGTCGCATTGATGATGCGGTGAGTCGTATTTTACGTGTTAAGTTTCGTGCGGGTTTATTTGATAAACCAAGCCCAGCAAAACGTGTTTACTCAGGAAAAACCGCCTTAATTGGTGCGGATGAACATCGTTCTGTGGCTAAACAAGCCGTTCGTGAATCTTTAGTGTTATTAAAAAACAAACAGCAGCTGCTGCCACTTGCGCCTAATCAGCGCATTCTGATGGCCGGTGATGGCGCTGATAATATTGGCAAGCAGTCTGGTGGTTGGACGATTTCGTGGCAAGGGACCGGAAATACCAATGCTGATTTTCCTGGTGGCAGCTCTATTTATGATGGTTTCAAACAGCAAGTCGAGCAGGCGGGCGGCCAAGTGGAGCTCAGTGTCGATGGTCAGTATCAGCAGCGCCCAGATGTTGCAATTGTGGTGTTTGGTGAAGAGCCTTATGCAGAAGGAAATGGTGATTTAGATAACTTGGAATATCAACGAGGAAGCAAACGTGATCTTGCGTTACTCCAACACTTAAAATCGCAGGGAATTCCTGTGGTGTCTATTTTTATTAGTGGGCGACCTTTGTGGGTTAATGCAGAGCTCAATGCGTCTGATGCGTTTGTAGCAGCTTGGTTACTGGGTAGCGAAGGAGATGCCGTCGCCGATGTGTTACTTCGTTCAGCCACAGGTGAAATACAACATGATTTTAAAGGTAAGTTGTCTTTTTCATGGCCCAAAACAGAGTTGCAAGCAACAGTAAATAAACATGATGGGCAAGTGCCTTTGTTACCTTATGGCTTTGGTCTAGCTTATGGGGATCGTAATGTACTGGATGATAACTTAAATGAACAAAGTCAGGCGATTAGTAGCAATAATCAACCTTTGGTGTTATTCGATAAATCGGTAAAAGCACCGTGGCGAATGAGCTTATTTGATCAGCAAGGCATGAAAGCTGTTGCCAGTAGTATTGAACGTAACCAAGCACTTGAAATTAAGTCAATTGATGATGAAATTCAAGAAGATGCGCGTTTAGTCACGTTTACCGGTGAGCAAACTGGCCGAGTTGAAATTCATGATAATTTTCCGTTTGATTTACGGGGATTTGATGAATCGCATAGCGCGTTGACAATGTTAATGCGCGTGTCGCAGCCATTTAATGCACCGATAGCATTGACTATGCGTTGTGGATCTCCTTGCTCTGTGGCAGTCGACATTGCGGATACACTTAATCAAAACGTTGGTAAAGGTTGGCAGAGCATCAGTGTTGATTTAGCGTGCTTTAAACAGCAAGGTGCGACCATGAACAAGATTTTTGCACCCTTTGCCTTACAAAGTGCTCAGCCTGGCAGTGTCGAGTTCAAGCATGTTGCAATTGTACCTGAACACGCCAAAACGGCGACGATTTCATGTCAGTAGGGAAGTAAAATAGACGTTATTGATTAAACAGCCCGTAGTGATCATTGACGGGCTTTTTTATCGGTACATTTGTTTATTTACAGAGGCCTACTTTATTGGCATGATGGCAACTGAAATTTTATAGGTTGTTGTTATGAATGAACTTATTGCTTTTTTAATTTTGTTAGTGTTGTTTTCTGTTGTGTGTATAGCCCGCCTGCGATTATTGGCTGTTAAAATGAGTCGGTATATTGAGCACGCTTATCCAGATGATTGGCAGCGATTTTTATCGACGCGTCATGATCAGGCATCACAGAATAAGTGGGCAAGGGTGGCTGCTATGGAAGCGGTGCGTTCTGGGCAGTTTGATCAAGCTCACGATAACGAATTTGTAGCAAATAAAACGCAGATAAAGCGCGCGCAGTTAGGGCTTTTTATATCCCCTTTTCTGGCTTTTTTGCTTAGTGCATTTGGCTATTTTTTCCTTGTTTAAACGGCTATCACGGATGTGCTTGGTTTAGCCGAAATCAAAGAATAAAAATCAAACAGTAGATAAGGGGAGAGAACACGCTAAACGGTTCTTTCCCTTGTTTCTTGTCTGTTTTTATTTACTGAATTGCCAGTAATTCAACATCAAAAATAAGCAAAGAAGCCGCGGGGATTTTACCGACACTGCGTGCACCATAAGCAAGTTTATGTGGAATAAATAAGCGCATTTTATCCCCTTCACTCATCAATTGTAATCCTTCAGTCCAGCCCGGGATGACTTGGTTAAGACCAAAGCTGATTGGCTCACCCCGATCAACTGAGCTATCAAAGACAGTGCCATCAATTAACGTACCATGATAATGGACTTTCACTTTATTCGAGGCACTGGGTTTGTGTGTGCCTTCGCCAGCTTTTAGTAGCAGGTATTGTAAGCCTGAAGGTGTTTCCATCACTCCTTCTTGTTCACGGTTTTCGGCTAAAAAACGTTGCTCTTTTACAATGTTTTCGGCAGCTTGCTCTTTGTTTTGTTGAGAGTTTTTAAAAAATAAAATGCACATTACGACAATAATGGCGATCAAGATGTAATTAACCATAAATACTCTTTGTGTTGATTGAGATGACGTTATAGTAAGTGATTGTATCGGTTGCGTCATGGTTTTACGACCAGTGACGCATAACAGATGATTAATTGTGAATAGCGGGTGGCACACACCGTAGATATTGAGGCGGGATAGGGAGTTGAGCGCTCAGTTCTGCGGCGGCGTGCCAAGGCCAGCGTGGTTGGTAAATAAGGGCGCGAGCTAACGCGACTGCATCGGCTTGTTGGTCTTTTATGATTGTTTCAGCTTGTGTTGGCTCGGTAATTAAACCTACCGCAATCACGGGGGTGGCGACATGGGCTTTAATGGCGCTGGCAAAAGGCACTTGAAATAAAGGTGCGGCGGGAATATTTTGCGCCGGACTTAATCCGCCTGTTGAGACATGAATGAAATCACAGCCTCGGCTTTCTAAGGCTTTGCTTAAATAGAGGCTTTGCGCCAGATCCCAGCCCCCTTCAACCCAATCAGTTGCAGAAAGCCTGACACCAACCGCCAATGTTTTGCCAACTTGCTGTTTAACTGCATCAAATACATCGAGCAATAATCGACAGCGATTTGCTAAACTTCCCCCGTACTGATCATCCCGTTGATTACTCAAGGGCGACAAGAATTGGTGTAATAAATAGCCAGGTGCGGCATGCAGTTCAATACCATTTAAGCCGATATCAGCGGCTCGTTGGCTTGCAGAAACGGTATCTAGAATAAACTGCTCGATATCTTGCCCTGTCATTGCCGTCGGAGTTTGAAAGTCTGGGCTATACGCGAGCGCTGAACTGGAAAGAACAGGCCAACCGCGTGGATCGTTTGCATCGCGGGCCCCATATTTGAGCCAAGGTGCTCGGGTTGACGCCTTTCGCCCTGCATGAGCCAGTTGAATAAATATCGGCATATTACTGCATGCTCGACCCGCCCTTAATTGCTGTTCGATACTGTTTGCACAGTCATCATGCCAAATACCTAAGTCGAGGTCGCTGATCCGCCCTTCAGGACTCACTGCAGTGGCTTCTAAAATACATAGCCCAGCACCTGATTGGAGCAATTGACACCAATGATTGGTATGCCAAGCAGTAGCCAGCCCATTTTCGGCGCTGTATTGGCACATGGGGGCAATAATAATGCGGTTGCTCAGAGTGATAGGCCCAAGGGCTAAAGGAGAGAACAATTGGCTCATTTTTTTCTTCTATTGATTCTATTTGATTTCAAGAGGATTCATACGGTTATGACTCCTCATGTAGTTCAGTCTGTAATGGCTGTTATTGTAAAGGTAATTGATTAATATCAGCAATCGCTTGTCTGGGCCCTAAATGGCGAGTTAGAAACTCCAAAGTTTGTGATGCGGTCGTTCTAAATGTCGTGAGTTTACCGCCGTAAATGTTCATTAATTTGGGGTGGTTTCTTGGGCTGTGCATCAAGGTGTCTCGGGCTCGCGAGAATGCTTGGCCTTGTTGTTTAGGGAGCACTCGAACACCGCAAAAAGTCTCGAGTATCTGTGTTGTTAGTTGTTCTTCATTCCCCGCCTCGGGGAAGTAATGATGATAGATTGCCAACAAGTATGCTTGTTCTGAATCGGTGATACTTGGGCGCTTGGCTAACGTTGTTAAGGTGGTTTCTGTGGTGCCGATCAGTGTTTTCCCGTACCACGGCATGACAAAAATAACCCGCTCATCGAGGTGTGACTCTAAATATAAAATGCCAGTGGGCTCTGGAATATCAAGCAATATGTGAGCCCCTTGCACCCAGTCAATATCTTCACTTAATGCAGAAGGGATGACATTGCCAAGAACATGATTGACCCAAGGGCCAGCTGCATTAATGACTACTTTAGCCTGAGTGTGATGTGTCTCACCTTGTTGTTGATACTCGACATGATAACCATGAAAATTTTGGGTAATGGTTTGGCATTGTGCATGGTGTTGAATATCGGCTCCTAAAAATGTGGCGCTTCGGGCCACGGCTTGTGTGAGCAATGTGTCGTCGGTTTGTGCATCCCAATACTGAAAAACGGCGACTAAATCTGTGGTGGTCAGCCCTGTAAGTTGTGACCATTGCGAACGAGGGAGAGTGCGAAAGCGGCCTAATTTGTTAAAAAGGCTTAATAATGCATAAAGGCTCAAACCTAGGCGAACCAGCCAAGCGGGCCGTTGGCTGGTTTTATATACGGGAATATAAAAGGGAACTGGTTTGACTAAATCAGGGGCAAGATGAAGTAAGGCTGCACGTTCTTTCAGCGCTTTATAGACTAAATGAAACTGACCTGTTTCGAGGTAACGTAGACCACCATGAATCAGTTTGCTTGAATTGGCTGAGGTTTGCCTGCCAATGTCACCTTGTTCAAGTAGTTGCACATTATAGCCTTGTGCGCGAGCCATTTGTGCGATACCAACGCCTGTGATCCCACCACCGATAATAAGTATTTCTACATTTTTAGCCGCCATTTCGCACCTTTTTTCTTTTTAACATAGCATAAATAATCAGCAACCACCTTGTGTTAATTTGCTCAGTTCTCATGATGTCGGACGTCAATTGACGAAATTTTACGATTTAAACTCGACCGAATAAGTAATGAGACTTATACTGTTTAAATATACAGTGTTTTAGGTGGTGTTATGCGTGTTATTCCTATTCTTATTGAAGCGGGTATCACAGGTTTTGAGTCGCCAGCGGCAGAATATAAAGAGCTTGGGTTGTCATTAGATCAATTATTGATCACTCACCCGAATGCGACGTTTATCGGTTTGGCATCGGGACATTCAATGCAAGATATTGGCATTTTCGATCGCGATTTGCTGATTGTTGACAGGGCTGAACCCGTTAACCAAGGGGATGTGATCGTCGCTAACTTTAATGGCTGCTTTGTGTGTAAAATTATCGATAAAGTGAATCGTCAGTTGTTGTCCGCATCCAATGCTTTTCCTCCTGTGTTACTGACTAGTAATGATGAGTTCCAAATTGAAGGTGTGGTTACACGTTCTATCCGCATTCACAAAGCAACGCGGGAGTTATTGGCATGTTTGCGTTAGTGGACGCTGTGGCCTTTTATGCCAGTGCTGAAAAAGTGTTTGATCCGAGCCTACGTAAAAAACCGGTCGTGGTATTAACCAATAACGATGGCTGTATTTGTGCGGTGTGCCCGATTGCCCGACAACTTAATATACCTAAATTTTTACCATACTTTCAGGTTAAGGATTATTTGGCGCAGCATCAGGTGGTGATTCGCTCATCAAACTACGAGCTGTATGCCGATTTAAGTGAGCGGATGATGAATGTGATAGCTGAATTTGGTGATGACCATCATGTGTATTCGATTGATGAAGCTTTTTTACAGTTTAGTGGTTACCAATATTGCATCAAAGATTGGATGGAATATGGTCAGCGTATTCGCCAGCGCGTGTGGCGTGAAACAAAGCTGCCTGTGGGGGTCGGTTTTGGTTCAACAGCGACGCTCGCGAAAGCGGCCAATCATGCAGCAAAAAAGCTGAGCGGATTTACTGGTGTCGCCATCATTAATACTGAGAGTAACCGCAAAGCTATTTTAACTCGTATGGCGGTGACTGATGTCTGGGGGGTAGGGCGTAGATTAGGTAAGCGATTGAACTTAATAGGAATTGATAATGCATGGCAATTAGCACAGCAACCCTCAAAACGGATGCGACAACAGTTTGGTGTAGTGATGGAGCGGGTGGTCGCAGAGCTCAATGGTGAAGCTTGTTTAGAGTGGGATGAAGTACCGCAGATCAAAAAAGAAATTTTCTCGACCCGCAGTTTTGGTGAGCGGATAAACGATTATCAAGCATTACGATCTGCATTAATGAATCATGGGGCGACAGTAGCAAGAAAACTGCGAAAACAGCGGTCATTAGCAAAGCAGTTATTGATATTTGCGAGCAGCTCTGTACATCAAGAGCCGTATTATAAAAAAAGTTTGGTCCATCAATTTACTGTAGCAACGGCCAATACTCAGACTTTCGCAGAGGCAATTGAACGTGCACTAACGGTGATATATCAGCCGAATGTTCAGTTTTATAAATGTGGGATCGGGGCGATTGAATTAATGAGCGGGCAGTTTTATCAAGGTGATTTGTTTAATCAGCATGATGAAAATGAACCTTTAATGCGTTGTATTGATGGAATTAACCAACGTTTTGGTCAAGATACTTTGTACAGTGCATCACAACAGATGCGAACAAATTGGCATATGAAACGCGCTTTTTTATCACCTCACTATACAACTCGTTGGCAAGATGTGCCGAAAATTCAATGTTAACAGCATCACGTGCTCAGACAGCCGTCTATACTTAAGTATTATGTGTGATTGGATACTGAATATGCGCATCTTCTTTGTGTGTGGGCTACTGATGTGCAGTGTGGCACTGAATGCATCACAAATACCATTAGCTCAACAAGTTCATGAAATTACATGGATGACCGAAGATTACCCACCTTACAACTATCTTGAAAATGGACACATAACAGGGGTCACGATCGATAAATTATTGGCTATGTTTGCCTATATGAATATTAACTTTTCACGTGATGATATTGATATTTACCCGTGGCCACGTGCTTACCGATATTTAGAGGATAAGCCCAAAAGATGTTTATTTTCTATGACTTACACCAAAGAAAGAGCGAGAAAATTTTACTTTATTGGGCCAATTGTGACTAACCGAATCTCACTCATTGCCCTCGATGATGGAAGGTATGAGCAATTGCCTGCAGCACAATTAAAAATAGGTGTGGTACGGGATGATATCGGTCATATTCTGTTGCGTGAACAAGGAGTAAGTGAGGATCATTTTGTCTTTTTAAGCACTGGATTTGAAATGGTGAAAATGCTATCGCTACAGCGAGTTGATGCGATTGCTTATGGAGAAAGCATTGCGCGTTTTCAGTTTAAACGTGCAGGCATCACCACATCAAAATATCATGTCGTAAAGGTGTTAAAAGAATCATATTTGGGCTTTGCGTGTAATAAAGCTGTCGACAAAAGCCTCATAGAAGCAATGCAACATGCATTAGAACACATCAATCAAACTCCAAAAAAGCCCGCAGTTTAGTCGGATTGACTTGGCTACACGATTACCGCAGGCTAATTTACCAAATAACGAATACAAAAGAGTGTTATTTGGCCTGTTGTAATAACCGGTCTAAATGGTTAGCAAAATTTTGTCTGTCTGTTTGGTTTAAAGGAGCCGGCCCGCCAGTTTGAATGCCACTTGCACGTAATGTGTCCATGAAGTCGCGAACATTTAACCGAGACTTGATGTTTTCAGTGGTAAAGAGCTCCCCGCGAGGGCTGAGCGCTGCCGCTCCTTTTGTAATGACTTCATCCGCTAACGGGATATCACTGGTGATGACTAAATCACCAGGCTGGCAACGCTTTACAATTTCGTTATCAGCGACATCGAATCCAGCACCGACTTGTAAGGTTTTAATATATAACGAAGGAGGAACTTTAAGTGCTTGATTTGCAACTAATGTGGTTTCACATTGTGTGCGAATTGCAGCGCGATATAAAATATCTTTGATCACAGTCGGACAAGCGTCAGCATCGACCCAAATTTTCATCATGCGTTTAAAGTGTGTAAAGGGAATTGATAGTAATGATCATGCGCTCTTGAGAAAAAATTGTAAAGAAATAACCGTTTGCGGATTAGGAATGCAAAGCAGTCGATTAATAAAACTACTGGTACAATGAGCAAATAGAAACCTTCATATTTTTGTAATATTATCAATAAGCAAGCGTGAATCTAGGGTTGGTTTTATTTGGGTACAAAGCAAAGGAATTTAATTTGGGATACCCTTTGACTGTTGAGTAAAGTTATATATAATGTGTCTTGTCTGAAAGTAAGTCTAGTATTTATGCACACCATTTTGATGTTTTATTTACAGTACCGATGTCCTGTTTTTAAAAAAGTAATGGCAGCACTTCCAGCCGAATTGTCTCAATAATGAGACTTTATTATTTTTGATTTAATAGGATAAGATTATGTCTACAACTACTACTGGTACAGTTAAATGGTTCAACGAGTCTAAAGGCTTTGGTTTCATCGAGCAAGAAAACGGTCCAGACGTTTTCGCTCACTTCCGTGCTATCACTGGTACTGGTTTCAAAACTCTTGTTGAAGGCCAAAAAGTACAGTTCAAAGTAACTCAAGGTCAAAAAGGTCCTCAAGCTGAGGAAATCGTAGTACTTTAATTAGTACTCGACTAAACCAATTTGGTTTAGACCTTCAGGCTTAATTGCTTGAACTAAAAAAGGCGATACTGAGAAGTATGGCCTTTTTTGTATTTCTCCCACAGTGAAAGAGGTTGTATGCTACAAATTACCGCGAATATTGTTATTGCAGAGTGGGAGTTAGAATTTTCGGCTATTCGAGCGCAAGGCGCGGGTGGTCAAAACGTAAATAAAGTATCAAGCGCCATTCATCTTAGGTTTGATATACAGCGATCATCGCTGCCTGCTTTTTATAAAGAACGTTTGCTTGCTTATTCGGACAGCCGGATCAGTAAAGAGGGCGTTGTGATTATTAAAGCGCAACAATATCGTGACCAAGCAAAAAATAAGCAAGACTCACTTGAACGGTTAAGGCTATTGATTAGCGAAGCGACCAAAGTTGAAAAAGTGCGACGCAATACAAAGCCGACTCGAAACTCGCAAAAAAGGCGTATGGATAAAAAAACACAAAAGAGCCATACAAAGGCTTTACGTGGTGCAATTCGTTTTTAAAACAATGGAATAAATCAGGAAAAAAAGAAGAAGTCTGTTAATCTTAATCATACAAAGAAATTTTTCATCGAGTCCCAGCTATGCTGGTGTTTATGTAGGGTGAGTTAGGCTGCGTGTTAGAAACAAAATCAATCATACCCCATCACCTCAGTAAAGCCATTATTTTAGGTTTGATAGGCGGGGGCGTTAACTTACTCCCATTTTACTTTTTATCGAGTACAGAGTTCCTATTTGGCCAAGCCTTTGCTCTATATGCCTTGCTAATTTACGGACCTCGATACGGCTTTATCGCTAGTTTAATTGCCGCTAATTTTTTATGGTTAAAGTGGGATCATGCTTGGCCAGGGATCCCATTTTTACTGGAAATTCTGTGGCTAACATATTTTAGTATAAAGCGTCGGCAGCCTTTACTCGGTTGGGGGATTGTCTTTTGGTTGGTGATTGGGCTGCCCATTTTAGCGTTAATAGGTTACTGGGTAAGAGAAATTCCCCCATTAGGCTTATTAACTGCCTTAGTGAAATATTTATTAAATGCGATAGTCTGTTTAGCTATAGCAGATGTTGTTGGTTTTTATTCCAAGCATTATTTTTCAAACTCTGAATTTAAAACGCCCTTAGTTCGCTTGTTACGCTATACCGTCAGCGTGTTAGTTGGCTTGTCACTCTTAGTAATCACGGTCATTTTGATTAACTACAATCACCAAAATGTAGAAACTCATGTTCGATCGCAACTCACGGTTAAAGCAAAAGATATAGCTTTAGGTGTTGAACGATATTTACATGAACATGCCACAGCCATCAATGTTCAGGCGCAAGCTGTAGTCGATGGCGTAAATACACAGCAAGCTATCAACAGCTTAGTACGATATTACCCTGCATTTTTAACTAGCTTAGCGACTGACCAGAAAGGAAAGTTGATTTCAGCTGCACCAGAAGCGTTTTTAGACAAGTTGGATGGACTCAATATGAGTGTCGCAGATCGTGATTACTACATCGAGGCATCTAAAAGTGACAATGTATTTGTATCCCATGCATTTGAAGGGCGAGGTTTTGGTAATGATCCAATCGTTGCTATTTCAAAAGGCGTCTATCATGAGGGGAAATTTCAAGGCGTTATAGAAGGATCGTTAAATTTAGAAGCCTTCGCATCATTTAAACCTCAGCTGTTTGATCATAGTGTGGAACTACTTGTGATTGATAGTCAAAATCAAGTGGTGTATCAATCACAAAACTTACATTATCAAGTACTCGATACACTGACAGATCAGACGTTAAGCGCCTTTATCAATACTGCGAGCAGTCCTGTCTTTATTGATAATCAAATGAATTCATACTACAGCACCATAGAGCCGACTGCGCATTATAATTGGCGTGTCGTACTGATGTTGAACAAATCACATATCGATATTCTGGCTGCT
This Pseudoalteromonas ulvae UL12 DNA region includes the following protein-coding sequences:
- a CDS encoding Y-family DNA polymerase, whose translation is MFALVDAVAFYASAEKVFDPSLRKKPVVVLTNNDGCICAVCPIARQLNIPKFLPYFQVKDYLAQHQVVIRSSNYELYADLSERMMNVIAEFGDDHHVYSIDEAFLQFSGYQYCIKDWMEYGQRIRQRVWRETKLPVGVGFGSTATLAKAANHAAKKLSGFTGVAIINTESNRKAILTRMAVTDVWGVGRRLGKRLNLIGIDNAWQLAQQPSKRMRQQFGVVMERVVAELNGEACLEWDEVPQIKKEIFSTRSFGERINDYQALRSALMNHGATVARKLRKQRSLAKQLLIFASSSVHQEPYYKKSLVHQFTVATANTQTFAEAIERALTVIYQPNVQFYKCGIGAIELMSGQFYQGDLFNQHDENEPLMRCIDGINQRFGQDTLYSASQQMRTNWHMKRAFLSPHYTTRWQDVPKIQC
- a CDS encoding substrate-binding periplasmic protein, coding for MALNASQIPLAQQVHEITWMTEDYPPYNYLENGHITGVTIDKLLAMFAYMNINFSRDDIDIYPWPRAYRYLEDKPKRCLFSMTYTKERARKFYFIGPIVTNRISLIALDDGRYEQLPAAQLKIGVVRDDIGHILLREQGVSEDHFVFLSTGFEMVKMLSLQRVDAIAYGESIARFQFKRAGITTSKYHVVKVLKESYLGFACNKAVDKSLIEAMQHALEHINQTPKKPAV
- a CDS encoding cold-shock protein, with product MSTTTTGTVKWFNESKGFGFIEQENGPDVFAHFRAITGTGFKTLVEGQKVQFKVTQGQKGPQAEEIVVL
- a CDS encoding S24 family peptidase, with translation MRVIPILIEAGITGFESPAAEYKELGLSLDQLLITHPNATFIGLASGHSMQDIGIFDRDLLIVDRAEPVNQGDVIVANFNGCFVCKIIDKVNRQLLSASNAFPPVLLTSNDEFQIEGVVTRSIRIHKATRELLACLR
- a CDS encoding glycoside hydrolase family 3 protein — protein: MNKSISPWMPALLVGGLSALSLGCQPTASDVAKNTDAAPVQGDLTIWPQLDIAVKPDPIIEDKVATLLASMTLKQKIAQMIQPEIRDITIEDMREYGFGSYLNGGGAFPNNNKHATPQDWIKLADDLYQASIDDSLDGSAIPTMWGTDAVHGHNNVIGATLFPHNIGLGAANNPQLIEKIAEVTATEVMVTGIDWVFAPTVAVVRDDRWGRTYEGYSEDPAIVRDYAAAIVKGLQGHADGDFLSDKRVISTVKHFIGDGGTEGGDDQGNTLVDEQTLFDIHAQGYVGGLSAGAQSVMASFNSWHGKKNHGNEYLMTQVLKNKMGFDGFVVGDWNGHGQVAGCSNESCPQAINAGLDIFMVPTQAWKPLFHNTLAQVEAGEIAMSRIDDAVSRILRVKFRAGLFDKPSPAKRVYSGKTALIGADEHRSVAKQAVRESLVLLKNKQQLLPLAPNQRILMAGDGADNIGKQSGGWTISWQGTGNTNADFPGGSSIYDGFKQQVEQAGGQVELSVDGQYQQRPDVAIVVFGEEPYAEGNGDLDNLEYQRGSKRDLALLQHLKSQGIPVVSIFISGRPLWVNAELNASDAFVAAWLLGSEGDAVADVLLRSATGEIQHDFKGKLSFSWPKTELQATVNKHDGQVPLLPYGFGLAYGDRNVLDDNLNEQSQAISSNNQPLVLFDKSVKAPWRMSLFDQQGMKAVASSIERNQALEIKSIDDEIQEDARLVTFTGEQTGRVEIHDNFPFDLRGFDESHSALTMLMRVSQPFNAPIALTMRCGSPCSVAVDIADTLNQNVGKGWQSISVDLACFKQQGATMNKIFAPFALQSAQPGSVEFKHVAIVPEHAKTATISCQ
- a CDS encoding NADH:flavin oxidoreductase/NADH oxidase — translated: MSQLFSPLALGPITLSNRIIIAPMCQYSAENGLATAWHTNHWCQLLQSGAGLCILEATAVSPEGRISDLDLGIWHDDCANSIEQQLRAGRACSNMPIFIQLAHAGRKASTRAPWLKYGARDANDPRGWPVLSSSALAYSPDFQTPTAMTGQDIEQFILDTVSASQRAADIGLNGIELHAAPGYLLHQFLSPLSNQRDDQYGGSLANRCRLLLDVFDAVKQQVGKTLAVGVRLSATDWVEGGWDLAQSLYLSKALESRGCDFIHVSTGGLSPAQNIPAAPLFQVPFASAIKAHVATPVIAVGLITEPTQAETIIKDQQADAVALARALIYQPRWPWHAAAELSAQLPIPPQYLRCVPPAIHN
- a CDS encoding glycerol-3-phosphate dehydrogenase/oxidase, with product MAAKNVEILIIGGGITGVGIAQMARAQGYNVQLLEQGDIGRQTSANSSKLIHGGLRYLETGQFHLVYKALKERAALLHLAPDLVKPVPFYIPVYKTSQRPAWLVRLGLSLYALLSLFNKLGRFRTLPRSQWSQLTGLTTTDLVAVFQYWDAQTDDTLLTQAVARSATFLGADIQHHAQCQTITQNFHGYHVEYQQQGETHHTQAKVVINAAGPWVNHVLGNVIPSALSEDIDWVQGAHILLDIPEPTGILYLESHLDERVIFVMPWYGKTLIGTTETTLTTLAKRPSITDSEQAYLLAIYHHYFPEAGNEEQLTTQILETFCGVRVLPKQQGQAFSRARDTLMHSPRNHPKLMNIYGGKLTTFRTTASQTLEFLTRHLGPRQAIADINQLPLQ
- a CDS encoding FKBP-type peptidyl-prolyl cis-trans isomerase; translated protein: MVNYILIAIIVVMCILFFKNSQQNKEQAAENIVKEQRFLAENREQEGVMETPSGLQYLLLKAGEGTHKPSASNKVKVHYHGTLIDGTVFDSSVDRGEPISFGLNQVIPGWTEGLQLMSEGDKMRLFIPHKLAYGARSVGKIPAASLLIFDVELLAIQ
- the arfB gene encoding alternative ribosome rescue aminoacyl-tRNA hydrolase ArfB; amino-acid sequence: MLQITANIVIAEWELEFSAIRAQGAGGQNVNKVSSAIHLRFDIQRSSLPAFYKERLLAYSDSRISKEGVVIIKAQQYRDQAKNKQDSLERLRLLISEATKVEKVRRNTKPTRNSQKRRMDKKTQKSHTKALRGAIRF
- a CDS encoding YaiI/YqxD family protein; this translates as MKIWVDADACPTVIKDILYRAAIRTQCETTLVANQALKVPPSLYIKTLQVGAGFDVADNEIVKRCQPGDLVITSDIPLADEVITKGAAALSPRGELFTTENIKSRLNVRDFMDTLRASGIQTGGPAPLNQTDRQNFANHLDRLLQQAK